In the Campylobacter sp. RM6914 genome, one interval contains:
- a CDS encoding plasminogen-binding N-terminal domain-containing protein produces the protein MKRFVFILLFFLNSVFAASFHFNEYKTPILSIDADDTATIVDSPEIVLGSSGVVLHKFNTQSTIIARVSVVSKSGGFAKVRFEVFDMLEQSALPLPGVAPKVGDTVVLNYLYNRSVIVVPNKEIYDEIVSAFPNMIFIHPDLVGAYLSYEYKPNPNRDDFRKMCSQSAAGLIFVAMDGRSVFADCQSFEILKEFETGEVEYYQLPFYTRVSGIDTVFWKLDSAHINNYDQHYDLLFDKER, from the coding sequence TTGAAGCGTTTTGTTTTTATTTTACTGTTTTTTTTAAATTCTGTTTTTGCGGCCAGTTTTCATTTTAATGAATACAAAACCCCGATTTTAAGCATAGATGCAGATGATACGGCTACGATCGTAGATAGTCCGGAGATAGTTCTTGGTTCAAGCGGCGTAGTGCTTCATAAATTTAATACACAAAGCACGATCATAGCTCGTGTTAGCGTTGTATCTAAAAGCGGCGGCTTTGCTAAGGTTAGATTTGAAGTGTTTGATATGCTTGAGCAATCAGCCCTTCCTTTACCTGGAGTTGCACCTAAGGTAGGTGATACGGTGGTGTTAAACTACCTTTATAATCGTTCCGTTATCGTTGTTCCAAATAAAGAAATTTATGATGAGATAGTTTCTGCTTTTCCTAATATGATATTTATACATCCCGATCTTGTCGGTGCTTATTTAAGTTATGAATATAAGCCAAATCCAAATCGCGATGACTTTAGAAAGATGTGTTCACAAAGTGCGGCAGGACTTATCTTTGTTGCTATGGACGGAAGAAGCGTCTTTGCCGACTGCCAAAGTTTTGAAATTTTAAAAGAATTTGAAACAGGTGAAGTTGAATACTATCAACTGCCATTTTATACTAGAGTTAGTGGGATAGATACGGTGTTTTGGAAGCTAGATAGCGCGCATATTAATAATTACGACCAGCACTATGACTTGCTGTTTGATAAAGAGAGATAG
- a CDS encoding ComEC/Rec2 family competence protein, which produces MKLFNKRVYYLYFALFCFIVFCINLTSSYIQYKNFMDIGEQEIIAKVELVYTKTNESNKTYKILRLKTNGFSFYTVPRKNINFKPFDELKLTVINLDVKFIDYLRGVFYMPSNGITPLEQSKTPNLRQKALNFISLQHENDKISSLFMALFLGAAVSKELRDDISHWGMAHLVAISGYHLGVIMGVVFLLLAPVYRYFGARFFPYRSYKFDISVIGFALLCFYFYMIGFMPSFLRAFTMSIFGFILLCRNIKILSFNTLFIVVCFCVALFPSLLFNIGFYFSCAGVFYIFLYLHYFKDKFSILTHSLLLNFYVFLAMEVSVLYFFPLISFQQIAVIPLSYIFILFYPLSFILHLFEYGGICDERLAWFLSFKLSFTNATIPLLVFLGYNLLSFLAIKFKAVMLTLPLLGALCFIIFCIF; this is translated from the coding sequence GTGAAACTTTTTAACAAGCGCGTTTATTATCTATATTTCGCGCTTTTTTGCTTTATCGTCTTTTGCATAAACCTAACCTCATCTTATATTCAATACAAAAATTTCATGGACATTGGCGAGCAAGAGATCATCGCAAAGGTAGAACTTGTCTACACAAAAACAAACGAGTCTAATAAAACATATAAAATTTTACGCCTAAAAACAAACGGCTTTAGTTTTTATACCGTGCCTCGTAAAAATATAAATTTTAAACCCTTTGATGAGCTAAAACTTACTGTCATAAACCTTGATGTTAAATTTATTGATTATTTGCGAGGAGTATTTTATATGCCATCAAACGGCATCACTCCTCTTGAGCAGAGTAAGACACCGAATTTAAGACAAAAGGCACTAAATTTTATCTCTTTGCAACATGAAAACGATAAAATTTCATCTTTATTTATGGCTCTTTTTCTAGGTGCTGCAGTCTCAAAAGAGCTTAGAGATGACATCTCACATTGGGGCATGGCTCACCTTGTAGCCATAAGCGGATATCACTTAGGCGTGATAATGGGAGTTGTATTTTTACTTTTGGCACCTGTTTATAGGTATTTTGGAGCGAGGTTTTTCCCGTATAGAAGCTATAAATTTGACATTAGTGTTATCGGTTTTGCTCTGCTTTGTTTTTATTTTTATATGATAGGTTTTATGCCAAGCTTTTTACGAGCTTTTACGATGAGCATTTTTGGCTTTATACTACTTTGTAGAAATATCAAAATTTTAAGCTTTAACACGCTTTTTATCGTTGTTTGTTTTTGTGTGGCGTTATTTCCTAGCTTGCTTTTTAACATAGGTTTTTATTTTTCTTGCGCAGGTGTGTTTTATATATTTTTATATCTGCACTACTTCAAGGATAAATTTAGCATACTCACGCACTCTTTGCTTTTAAATTTTTATGTATTTTTGGCGATGGAAGTAAGTGTGCTTTACTTTTTTCCGCTCATTAGCTTTCAGCAAATAGCCGTTATACCGCTTAGTTATATTTTTATCTTGTTTTATCCTCTCAGTTTCATACTACATTTGTTTGAGTATGGCGGAATTTGTGATGAGCGGTTGGCTTGGTTTTTAAGCTTTAAGTTAAGCTTTACAAATGCCACTATACCGCTCTTAGTATTTCTAGGCTACAACCTACTCTCTTTTTTAGCTATAAAATTTAAAGCCGTTATGCTAACCTTACCCCTGCTTGGAGCTCTTTGCTTCATTATCTTTTGTATTTTCTAA
- a CDS encoding FAD-linked oxidase C-terminal domain-containing protein: MLDKKHIKFFQNLLGEDNAYFDQAHLMAYSYDATRKRHLPDGVLFPGDESDVSKILKYCNENKLAIVPRGAGSGFTGGALAHEGGLVLAFEKHMNKILEIDMQNMVAVVQPGCINMDLQRVVEEQGLFYPPDPASQDYSTIGGNVSENAGGMRAAKYGITKDYVMALRAVLPNGEVIRAGKRTIKDVAGYNIAGILIASEGTLAVITEITLKLIAKPKFTKTAMGIFPSVQTAMNAVYKSMAAGVTPVAMEFLDALCINAVEEKFSKGLPKEAGALLITDVDGDIEAGLEQDLATIERVFKENGAGEFKIAKDASERNDIWFARRNCSQAINIYGTLKLNEDITVPRSRLPELLKRIAEVSVKYGVKVPCFGHTGDGNVHTNVMVADKNDPSQVKNGHQAIEEIFKITVELGGTLSGEHGIGISKAEFMPLAFSDAEMALFREIKRAFDPNNILNPGKMGL, from the coding sequence ATGCTAGACAAAAAACATATAAAATTCTTTCAAAATTTGCTAGGTGAAGATAATGCTTATTTTGATCAAGCTCACCTAATGGCATATAGCTATGACGCAACTAGAAAGCGTCATTTGCCAGACGGCGTGCTCTTTCCTGGGGATGAAAGTGATGTAAGTAAAATTTTAAAATACTGCAACGAAAACAAGCTTGCAATCGTGCCAAGAGGTGCGGGAAGCGGGTTTACGGGTGGGGCTTTGGCTCATGAAGGCGGCTTGGTCTTAGCCTTTGAAAAGCATATGAATAAAATTTTAGAGATAGATATGCAAAATATGGTTGCAGTCGTGCAACCAGGTTGCATAAACATGGACTTGCAGCGCGTGGTTGAGGAGCAAGGACTGTTTTATCCACCAGATCCTGCCAGTCAAGACTACTCTACTATAGGCGGAAATGTCAGTGAAAATGCAGGCGGTATGCGAGCGGCAAAATACGGCATAACCAAAGACTATGTAATGGCACTTCGTGCCGTGCTACCAAATGGCGAGGTTATACGTGCTGGAAAACGCACTATAAAAGATGTTGCAGGTTATAACATAGCAGGAATTTTAATAGCCTCAGAGGGCACTTTAGCTGTTATCACGGAGATCACGTTAAAACTTATAGCAAAGCCTAAATTTACCAAGACGGCAATGGGAATTTTCCCAAGTGTCCAAACTGCCATGAATGCCGTATATAAAAGTATGGCGGCAGGAGTAACGCCGGTAGCTATGGAGTTTTTAGACGCTCTTTGTATAAATGCGGTAGAGGAGAAATTCTCCAAAGGTTTACCAAAAGAAGCAGGGGCATTGCTGATAACTGACGTAGATGGTGATATTGAGGCTGGTTTAGAGCAAGACTTGGCGACGATAGAGCGTGTATTTAAGGAAAACGGAGCTGGTGAATTTAAGATAGCAAAAGACGCGAGCGAGCGAAATGACATCTGGTTTGCGCGCAGAAACTGCTCTCAAGCTATAAATATCTATGGCACATTAAAGTTAAATGAAGACATCACGGTGCCACGCTCAAGACTTCCGGAGCTTCTTAAAAGGATAGCCGAGGTATCTGTAAAATACGGTGTAAAAGTGCCGTGTTTTGGGCATACTGGCGATGGAAATGTCCATACAAATGTAATGGTAGCTGACAAAAATGACCCCTCTCAAGTTAAAAACGGACATCAGGCGATAGAGGAAATTTTTAAGATAACGGTTGAGCTTGGCGGAACACTTTCTGGCGAACACGGTATAGGTATTAGCAAGGCGGAATTTATGCCTTTGGCATTTAGTGATGCCGAAATGGCGCTTTTTAGAGAGATAAAAAGAGCTTTTGATCCAAATAATATCTTAAACCCAGGCAAGATGGGATTATAA
- a CDS encoding replicative DNA helicase: MAKNKFEAVDFHNLYDLDMERAILSSILLNNDVLSEISDIIKPSDFYLKGHAEIYTAMMECLNSDLPIATSFLKNKLGSNFDENLMVEILATNSIIDITKYATELKEKSIKRSLIKIAQQIPSKVSEDKPSRDMVDEMSQEIYALIEGGVSGGIKQSQEIIENMLEHLKKQAELEDRDIVGIDTGFRELNEMTKGFKNGDLIIIAARPGMGKTTLCLNFISHVLKSGNGVVFFSLEMPAEQIMMRMLSDKTSIPLQNLMTAKMDDEEYQKLSDACNDFMQSKLFVHDSGYVNIHQVRTQLRKLKSMHPEISLCVIDYIGLMMSTNNFADRHVQIAEISRGLKLLARELDMPIIALSQLNRSLETRANKRPMLSDLRESGAIEQDADTILFVYREEVYLEQEEREKEKRMKAEGKEYKSEVVFNKLQENAEIIIGKNRNGPVGTVEVLFHKQHSRFADKPYGAAHMAEFQG; encoded by the coding sequence GTGGCGAAAAATAAATTTGAAGCGGTTGACTTTCACAACCTATACGACCTTGACATGGAAAGAGCAATACTAAGCTCGATACTCCTAAATAACGATGTTTTAAGTGAAATTTCAGATATTATAAAACCAAGCGACTTTTATCTAAAGGGACATGCTGAAATTTATACAGCGATGATGGAGTGCTTAAATTCCGACCTACCTATCGCTACTTCATTTTTAAAAAACAAGCTCGGAAGCAATTTTGATGAAAATTTAATGGTAGAAATTCTTGCCACAAACTCTATTATCGACATAACAAAATACGCAACCGAACTCAAAGAAAAATCAATCAAACGCAGTCTTATCAAGATCGCCCAACAAATACCAAGCAAAGTAAGCGAAGACAAGCCAAGCCGCGATATGGTTGATGAAATGAGCCAAGAGATTTACGCACTCATCGAAGGTGGTGTTTCTGGCGGCATAAAACAAAGCCAAGAGATCATTGAAAACATGCTTGAACATCTAAAAAAACAAGCAGAACTTGAAGATAGAGATATAGTCGGTATCGACACCGGTTTTAGAGAGCTAAACGAAATGACAAAAGGCTTTAAAAACGGTGATCTTATCATCATCGCTGCACGCCCCGGTATGGGAAAAACAACGCTTTGTTTAAATTTCATAAGCCATGTTTTAAAAAGCGGCAACGGAGTTGTTTTCTTCTCTCTTGAGATGCCTGCAGAACAGATAATGATGAGAATGCTCTCAGATAAAACATCCATACCGCTTCAAAATTTAATGACAGCAAAAATGGACGACGAAGAGTATCAAAAGCTAAGCGACGCGTGTAATGACTTCATGCAAAGCAAGCTTTTCGTCCACGATAGCGGATATGTAAATATCCACCAAGTGCGAACACAACTACGAAAACTAAAGTCCATGCATCCTGAAATTTCACTTTGTGTGATTGACTATATCGGTCTTATGATGAGCACGAACAACTTTGCCGATCGCCATGTGCAAATCGCCGAAATTTCCCGCGGATTAAAGCTTTTAGCGCGCGAACTCGATATGCCTATCATCGCACTTAGTCAGCTTAACCGAAGTCTGGAAACCCGCGCAAACAAACGCCCTATGCTAAGCGACCTAAGAGAGTCTGGCGCGATAGAGCAAGATGCGGATACTATTTTATTTGTTTACCGCGAAGAAGTTTACCTCGAACAAGAAGAGCGCGAGAAAGAAAAACGCATGAAAGCCGAGGGTAAAGAGTATAAAAGTGAGGTCGTCTTTAACAAACTTCAGGAAAATGCCGAGATCATTATCGGCAAAAACAGAAACGGCCCTGTTGGCACTGTTGAAGTTTTATTTCACAAACAGCACTCTCGCTTTGCAGATAAGCCTTACGGAGCAGCTCATATGGCGGAATTTCAAGGATAG
- a CDS encoding YihY family inner membrane protein — MRQANIKQNFKLWLNLALKAKDKELFHYASSLSFHTILSIIPVLLISFSIFTQMPSFSVYYGKIKEFIFSSLLPSNQEAITGYIETFLQNSSALGVLGLGAIIFTSIMFFIDYEYVINKIMKSEGRGFFSSLSVYWTLITLAPIGLGLSFYLSNLLQNLLNSNEYTNWINFLSIFPYLIIWAIFCIVYLISVSRPIAFKNALLSSFVASLIWYLGKNIFVFYAANNKTYLSIYGSFSVALLFFVWIYISWIIFLYGLKLCSFLENTKDNEAKSSKQG, encoded by the coding sequence ATGAGACAAGCAAACATTAAGCAAAATTTCAAACTTTGGTTAAATTTAGCATTAAAAGCAAAAGATAAAGAGTTGTTTCACTACGCATCAAGCCTTAGCTTTCACACTATACTCTCTATCATCCCGGTACTTCTTATTTCATTTTCTATCTTCACGCAGATGCCCAGCTTTAGCGTTTATTACGGTAAGATAAAAGAGTTTATATTCTCATCTTTATTGCCATCAAATCAAGAGGCGATCACAGGGTATATCGAGACATTTTTACAAAACAGCTCTGCACTTGGGGTACTTGGACTTGGGGCTATTATATTTACTTCGATAATGTTTTTTATAGATTATGAATACGTAATAAACAAGATAATGAAAAGTGAAGGACGTGGTTTTTTTAGCTCTCTTAGCGTGTATTGGACGCTTATAACTTTGGCTCCTATCGGGCTTGGACTTAGCTTTTATCTCTCAAATTTATTGCAAAATTTATTAAACTCTAACGAATACACAAATTGGATAAATTTTTTAAGCATTTTTCCATATCTTATAATTTGGGCGATATTTTGCATAGTTTATCTCATCTCTGTTAGTCGTCCTATAGCTTTTAAAAACGCACTTTTAAGCTCATTTGTAGCCTCACTTATCTGGTATCTTGGCAAAAATATCTTTGTCTTTTATGCTGCAAATAACAAAACTTACCTTAGTATTTATGGCTCATTTTCTGTGGCGCTGTTATTTTTTGTATGGATATACATCTCATGGATCATCTTTCTTTACGGGCTTAAGCTTTGCAGTTTTTTAGAAAATACAAAAGATAATGAAGCAAAGAGCTCCAAGCAGGGGTAA
- a CDS encoding peptidoglycan DD-metalloendopeptidase family protein, whose protein sequence is MLRAFTTFLLLFINLYAINPTVEELSWPNGISFLNFLENNKMPLSLFYELSSEDKELAAEIIAGTKYQILKDKDQNTIQVLVPVSDELQLHIFRDKKDNFSLEFIPISYQSYDKVVNISIQKSLSEDLFDYTGSASLGIAIRQIFKGEDIDFKKLQKGDRIVVVYNQKIRMGKPFNTPEIYAAMIETRNKRYTMYKFEDKFYDKNGKKNDKFLLVRPLLNARITSPFTTKRFHPILQRYRAHLGVDYGAPRGTPIRSAGDGTVKFVGTKSGYGKVVIIKHAGGYETLYAHVNGFAKGLKTGQSVKQGALIAYVGSSGLSTGPHLHFGLYQSNKPINPESALKTVKSVTNAKEMAKFKGVVSSNDALIKKAIAQGETDKKFEFFPNIIEF, encoded by the coding sequence ATGCTACGGGCTTTTACAACTTTTTTATTATTATTTATAAATTTATACGCCATAAATCCGACCGTAGAAGAGCTAAGCTGGCCAAATGGTATATCATTTTTAAATTTCTTAGAAAACAACAAAATGCCGCTTTCGCTTTTTTATGAACTTTCAAGCGAAGATAAAGAGCTTGCTGCAGAGATAATTGCAGGAACAAAATACCAAATTTTAAAAGACAAAGACCAAAACACTATCCAGGTTTTAGTTCCTGTTAGTGACGAGTTGCAGCTACATATCTTTAGAGATAAAAAAGATAATTTTAGCCTTGAGTTCATACCTATATCATACCAGTCTTACGATAAAGTAGTAAACATCAGCATACAAAAGTCACTCTCTGAAGATCTGTTTGACTACACAGGCTCTGCATCTCTTGGAATAGCGATAAGGCAAATTTTTAAAGGCGAGGATATAGACTTTAAAAAACTTCAAAAAGGCGACCGCATAGTGGTTGTTTATAACCAAAAGATCCGCATGGGAAAGCCGTTTAATACGCCTGAAATTTATGCCGCCATGATAGAAACAAGAAATAAACGCTACACGATGTATAAATTTGAAGATAAATTTTACGATAAAAACGGCAAAAAAAACGATAAATTTCTGCTTGTCCGCCCGTTATTAAATGCTCGCATAACATCACCTTTTACAACAAAACGCTTCCATCCTATCTTGCAAAGATACCGCGCTCACTTAGGTGTTGATTATGGTGCTCCAAGAGGAACTCCGATACGATCTGCAGGAGATGGAACAGTAAAATTTGTAGGAACTAAAAGTGGATACGGCAAAGTTGTTATCATAAAACATGCCGGTGGCTACGAAACACTTTACGCGCACGTAAACGGCTTTGCTAAAGGACTTAAAACAGGTCAGAGCGTAAAACAAGGCGCACTAATAGCATATGTTGGCTCAAGCGGGCTTAGCACGGGACCGCATTTACACTTTGGTCTTTACCAATCAAACAAACCTATTAATCCAGAAAGCGCGCTTAAGACGGTTAAAAGCGTAACAAACGCAAAAGAGATGGCTAAATTTAAAGGCGTAGTAAGTTCAAATGACGCCCTAATAAAAAAAGCTATAGCGCAAGGTGAAACGGATAAGAAATTTGAATTTTTTCCAAATATTATAGAATTTTAA